One Kitasatospora sp. MAP12-44 DNA segment encodes these proteins:
- a CDS encoding DegT/DnrJ/EryC1/StrS family aminotransferase: MDVPAARVVFAEDDRSAVADAVVEILADGSLTLGPRTERFETAFASVHEVPHAIAVNSGTAALEIALRIAGVADREVVVPANTFYATAAAVLHAGGRPVFADVEAATFALSAATVEAALTPATAAVLLVHVGGLITPEVDAIRQLCDDRGIPLIEDAAHAHGCTYDGRFAGSFGFAGAFSFYATKVTTSGEGGMLVTSSERLRDEARVYRDQGKGSFNANHHVREGYSWRLSEVHAAIGEIHLRRLKEFIETRREVADRYTAALADLPGLVPLVEPPGCRSNFYKYVVLLPEGVDRARFKRETAERFGVRLPGEVYDLPLHHQPVLAEYADGPLPVAEDVCARHICLPVHSDMRDDEIDQVLTALSAVHTDLIS, encoded by the coding sequence GTGGATGTACCTGCCGCGCGAGTCGTGTTCGCGGAGGACGACCGGTCGGCGGTTGCCGACGCAGTCGTGGAGATACTGGCCGACGGGTCGCTGACCCTGGGGCCCCGGACCGAGCGGTTCGAGACCGCGTTCGCGTCCGTACACGAGGTCCCGCACGCGATCGCCGTCAACAGCGGCACCGCGGCGCTGGAGATCGCCCTGCGGATCGCGGGCGTCGCGGACCGGGAGGTGGTGGTTCCCGCCAATACCTTCTACGCCACCGCGGCGGCCGTGCTCCATGCGGGAGGCCGGCCGGTCTTCGCCGACGTCGAGGCCGCGACCTTCGCGCTGAGCGCGGCCACCGTCGAGGCGGCCCTCACCCCCGCGACCGCCGCCGTCCTGCTCGTCCACGTCGGTGGGCTGATCACACCGGAGGTGGACGCGATCCGGCAGCTCTGCGACGACCGTGGCATCCCCCTGATCGAGGACGCGGCGCACGCGCACGGCTGCACCTACGACGGCCGCTTCGCCGGCTCGTTCGGCTTCGCCGGGGCCTTCTCGTTCTACGCCACCAAGGTCACCACCAGCGGCGAGGGCGGCATGCTGGTCACCTCCTCCGAGCGGCTTCGCGACGAGGCACGGGTCTACCGGGACCAGGGCAAGGGCTCCTTCAACGCCAACCACCACGTCCGTGAGGGCTACTCCTGGCGGCTGAGCGAGGTGCACGCGGCGATCGGCGAGATCCACCTGCGCCGGCTCAAGGAGTTCATCGAGACCCGTCGCGAGGTCGCGGACCGCTACACCGCCGCGCTGGCCGACCTGCCCGGTCTCGTCCCCCTGGTCGAGCCGCCGGGCTGCCGGAGCAACTTCTACAAGTACGTGGTGCTGCTCCCGGAGGGCGTGGACCGCGCGCGGTTCAAGCGCGAGACCGCCGAGCGGTTCGGAGTGCGCCTGCCCGGAGAGGTGTACGACCTGCCGCTGCACCACCAGCCGGTGCTGGCCGAGTACGCGGACGGACCGCTGCCGGTGGCCGAGGACGTCTGCGCCCGCCACATCTGCCTGCCGGTCCACTCGGACATGCGGGACGACGAGATCGACCAGGTCCTCACCGCACTGTCCGCCGTACACACCGATCTGATCAGCTGA
- a CDS encoding radical SAM protein: MNSSVQRFHVIVLSNFAKGFDKYAFAYGKAGIPESTYPDRFHLLARAELGIGIGKARRLLDRLAIAGDRLLVLETAVDPDKLVPNVSTGLGMELHEDRIRLSAVHELDQVGDEFTLRPTTVEDAMAASLHLHLDLDLHGSAQRRYADLRPRSVSLLPVASACQARCSFCFSAASISTDQAPARVPWDAVAHWLERARAAGAERAVITGGGEPTLIPFEQQLRLVSACSAAFPKVVLITNAHTLAKGRHTDRAGRLAALSAAGLSVLAVSRHHHDDDASERLMMLRTPVGSVIDTWRVERDRWPGLRMRLICVLQHGGVADATGVADYLSWAAALGVEEVCFKELYVSTSTESLYFDRAANVWSREHQVSLSVVTRFAAQHGFELASRLPWGAPVYHGSWDGRPMRIAAYTEPSLLWERTSGIARSWNVLADGRCYASLEDRASEIVPEGAAA; the protein is encoded by the coding sequence ATGAACAGCAGCGTCCAGCGCTTCCACGTCATTGTGCTGTCGAACTTCGCGAAGGGCTTCGACAAGTACGCGTTCGCCTATGGCAAGGCGGGGATTCCGGAGAGTACCTATCCCGACCGGTTCCACCTGCTGGCCCGTGCGGAGTTGGGTATCGGCATCGGCAAGGCGCGACGCCTGTTGGACCGTCTGGCCATTGCGGGCGACCGGCTGCTGGTGCTGGAAACCGCGGTGGACCCCGACAAGCTGGTACCCAACGTGTCGACCGGCCTCGGCATGGAACTGCACGAGGATCGCATCCGGCTGTCAGCCGTCCACGAACTCGACCAGGTAGGCGATGAGTTCACGCTGCGCCCGACCACCGTCGAGGACGCGATGGCGGCTTCCCTGCACCTGCACCTGGACCTGGACCTGCACGGATCGGCACAGCGTCGCTACGCCGACCTGCGACCGCGCTCGGTTTCGCTTCTGCCGGTCGCCTCCGCCTGCCAGGCCCGGTGTTCGTTCTGCTTCTCCGCGGCTTCGATCTCCACCGACCAGGCGCCGGCACGGGTCCCGTGGGACGCGGTCGCCCACTGGCTGGAGCGCGCCCGTGCGGCGGGTGCCGAGCGTGCGGTGATCACCGGCGGCGGGGAACCCACACTCATACCGTTCGAGCAGCAACTGCGGCTGGTGTCCGCCTGTTCGGCGGCCTTCCCGAAGGTCGTCCTGATCACCAACGCGCACACCCTGGCGAAGGGCCGGCACACTGACCGGGCCGGCCGACTGGCAGCCCTGAGCGCCGCAGGCCTGAGCGTGCTGGCAGTCTCCCGCCACCATCACGACGACGACGCCAGCGAGCGGCTGATGATGCTGCGCACGCCGGTGGGCTCCGTGATCGACACCTGGCGCGTGGAACGTGACCGCTGGCCGGGGCTGCGGATGAGGCTGATCTGCGTGCTCCAGCACGGCGGCGTGGCCGACGCGACCGGCGTCGCCGACTACCTTTCGTGGGCCGCGGCTCTCGGTGTCGAGGAAGTCTGCTTCAAAGAGCTCTACGTCTCCACCAGCACCGAGTCGCTCTACTTCGACCGCGCCGCCAACGTCTGGAGCCGGGAGCACCAGGTCTCGCTCTCCGTCGTCACCCGGTTCGCCGCGCAGCACGGCTTCGAACTGGCGAGCCGCCTGCCCTGGGGCGCACCGGTCTACCACGGCAGCTGGGACGGCCGACCGATGCGGATCGCCGCCTACACCGAGCCCAGCCTGCTCTGGGAACGCACCAGCGGGATCGCACGCAGCTGGAACGTCCTGGCCGACGGACGCTGCTACGCCTCCCTGGAGGACCGGGCCAGCGAGATCGTGCCGGAAGGCGCAGCGGCATGA
- a CDS encoding M48 family metallopeptidase — MARMRALAGLVILFSWYLSSVVVAYGLLWFGLFCLRNVRVALDTGLYMFVFYAAPAALSIAALIVGNVVRSVLPLAPVREDSLPLSRAEAPALWRMVDESAERIGARPPAQVRLIMDANAAAVERTALLGLLGGERLLYVGVPLMIMLDADELRAVLAHELGHDAARHTRFSALTIRASHALDVTLRQARADLRTTGMLRRCQRIALGPLLLFAAVYHHTVLPARREHEFAADRAAVKVVGTEVMLRALHAYHAANRAWHDFSLRLLHPSLAMGVIPDDPFAAFAAVVDQPHYRQGLHAFREAPLPFARKDGPNPHPSLTERAERLRRGEPTDAPSGSEPTPKPLDDALELASLLARTPWARAEALPAAGCLRTTPWPQWLSSVGESASARQVDRLLRAVSRVAPAEQILAGVPPSLVLQSVGSRRQQLVQREAALGRRMAPREGERWLAEATAALIQRLLVADGQATWRVEWGAAVVADCPALERGELDALVSAVLAAQRGGTELRHRLEDLGLDLDTALTPTGPVSSAQDRWNVQEERTPWSVKAARTVGALALVLLLIASSAHLFAG, encoded by the coding sequence ATGGCGAGAATGCGGGCTCTGGCCGGCCTGGTCATCCTGTTCAGCTGGTACCTCTCCTCCGTGGTGGTCGCCTATGGATTGCTGTGGTTCGGCCTCTTCTGCCTGCGAAACGTCCGAGTGGCCCTCGATACAGGGCTGTACATGTTCGTGTTCTACGCCGCGCCGGCCGCCCTGAGCATCGCCGCGCTGATCGTGGGCAATGTGGTGCGGTCCGTCCTGCCGCTGGCCCCGGTGCGCGAGGACTCGCTCCCGCTCAGCCGCGCGGAGGCCCCCGCACTGTGGCGCATGGTCGACGAGTCGGCGGAGCGGATCGGTGCCAGGCCGCCCGCCCAGGTCCGCCTGATCATGGACGCGAACGCGGCGGCCGTCGAACGGACGGCCCTGCTGGGACTGCTGGGTGGCGAGCGGCTCCTGTATGTCGGCGTGCCCTTGATGATCATGCTGGACGCCGACGAGCTGCGAGCGGTGCTGGCCCATGAACTCGGTCACGACGCCGCCCGGCACACCCGCTTCAGTGCGCTGACGATCCGGGCCTCGCACGCGCTGGACGTCACCCTGCGCCAGGCCCGGGCCGACCTGAGGACCACCGGCATGCTGCGCAGGTGCCAGCGGATCGCACTGGGTCCGCTGCTCCTCTTCGCGGCCGTCTACCACCACACGGTGCTGCCGGCACGCCGCGAGCACGAGTTCGCTGCCGACCGTGCGGCGGTGAAGGTCGTCGGCACGGAGGTGATGCTGAGAGCGCTGCATGCCTACCACGCCGCGAACCGTGCATGGCACGACTTCAGCCTGCGGCTCCTGCACCCGAGCCTGGCCATGGGAGTGATCCCGGACGATCCCTTCGCGGCCTTCGCGGCCGTCGTGGACCAGCCCCACTACCGGCAAGGTCTGCACGCCTTCCGGGAGGCTCCGCTGCCCTTCGCACGCAAGGACGGGCCGAACCCGCACCCGAGTCTGACCGAGCGGGCGGAGCGCTTGCGCCGTGGCGAGCCGACCGACGCGCCGAGCGGCAGCGAACCCACCCCCAAGCCGCTCGACGATGCCCTGGAGCTGGCCTCGCTGCTCGCCCGGACACCGTGGGCACGAGCCGAGGCCCTCCCCGCCGCCGGCTGCCTGCGGACCACGCCCTGGCCGCAGTGGCTGTCATCGGTCGGGGAGTCGGCATCGGCCCGCCAGGTGGACCGACTGCTGCGAGCGGTCTCACGCGTGGCGCCGGCTGAGCAGATTCTCGCGGGAGTGCCACCAAGCCTGGTCCTCCAGTCTGTCGGAAGCCGTCGCCAGCAGCTGGTGCAGCGCGAGGCCGCCCTCGGGCGCCGGATGGCCCCGCGGGAGGGCGAACGCTGGCTGGCCGAAGCCACCGCCGCGCTGATCCAGCGGCTGCTGGTCGCGGACGGCCAGGCGACCTGGCGCGTCGAGTGGGGTGCCGCAGTCGTGGCGGACTGCCCAGCGCTGGAGCGGGGAGAACTCGACGCTCTGGTCAGCGCCGTGCTGGCGGCTCAGCGAGGCGGCACGGAACTGCGCCACCGCCTTGAGGACTTGGGGCTGGACCTGGACACGGCGCTGACGCCGACCGGTCCCGTCTCCTCCGCGCAGGACCGCTGGAATGTGCAGGAGGAGAGAACACCCTGGTCGGTGAAGGCCGCCCGCACGGTCGGGGCCCTGGCGCTCGTCTTGCTCCTCATCGCCTCCTCCGCACACCTCTTCGCGGGGTGA
- a CDS encoding NAD-dependent epimerase/dehydratase family protein: protein MRAVVTGGCGFIGSHVVDRLLSAGHEVAVVDSAPAGSAAARINPAAAYVQADVLDARGLTAALDGAETVFHLAAAANVDQVAADPVHTTRLNVEGTVSVLEAARRSGCARVVLASTVWVYGAAHSETGASDVELTEDVPFDLRRTGHLYVAGKLASELAVHSYHDLYGQHYTILRYGIPYGPRMRDELVIARFVQAALAGNPITIAGDGGQTRNWVYVEDLAEAHVRALSPAAQDQTFALEGNTAVSIREVADTVSELLGPLTVEHVPARAADYSGRPISNAKAKRLLGWSPSTRFADGVSRYIDWYRSTQA from the coding sequence ATGAGAGCCGTGGTCACGGGCGGGTGCGGATTCATCGGTTCCCATGTGGTGGACCGGCTGCTGTCGGCAGGCCACGAGGTGGCCGTCGTCGACAGCGCGCCGGCCGGCAGCGCGGCGGCCCGGATCAACCCGGCCGCCGCGTACGTTCAGGCCGACGTCCTCGACGCCCGCGGGCTGACCGCCGCGCTGGACGGCGCCGAGACGGTGTTCCACCTCGCCGCGGCGGCCAACGTCGACCAGGTCGCCGCCGATCCCGTCCACACCACCCGGCTGAACGTCGAGGGCACGGTGTCCGTCCTGGAGGCGGCCCGCCGCAGCGGCTGCGCACGCGTCGTGCTGGCCAGCACCGTCTGGGTGTACGGCGCGGCGCACAGCGAAACCGGAGCGTCGGATGTCGAGCTCACCGAGGACGTCCCGTTCGACCTCCGCCGCACCGGGCACCTCTATGTGGCGGGCAAACTCGCCTCCGAGCTCGCGGTGCACAGCTACCACGACCTCTACGGCCAGCACTACACGATCCTGCGGTACGGCATCCCGTACGGGCCCCGGATGCGGGACGAGCTGGTCATCGCCCGCTTCGTGCAGGCCGCGCTGGCCGGAAACCCGATCACCATCGCCGGGGACGGCGGCCAGACCCGCAACTGGGTCTACGTCGAGGACCTCGCCGAGGCCCACGTACGGGCGCTGTCCCCGGCGGCGCAGGACCAGACCTTCGCGCTGGAGGGCAACACGGCGGTGTCGATCAGGGAGGTCGCCGACACGGTGAGCGAGCTGCTCGGCCCGCTCACCGTCGAACACGTCCCGGCCCGCGCCGCCGACTACAGCGGCCGGCCGATCTCCAACGCGAAGGCGAAGCGGCTGCTGGGATGGTCGCCGAGCACCCGGTTCGCCGACGGGGTCAGCCGCTACATCGACTGGTACCGGTCGACCCAGGCCTGA
- a CDS encoding DUF6585 family protein: MDMDEVFSEQPTTSAAALASRRGLGDWVRTFASKQGWKQRKWREWRLYVHTGGLVVTGTDGFEVAYDWATTRALRYYRTVNGGLVDARYTLIDPNGCALNIGLGTRPFLNRHKEQAGITSLTSGAPFQYPGDWGDYMLRGITRAQLPGVLTRIVRGETVAFGPFSASRHGLTDKKRTVAWSEIASFHTNNGFVIFDGHNSLLAAGPGSAQDIPNLDLFLNLCEELKG, translated from the coding sequence ATGGATATGGATGAAGTGTTCTCCGAACAGCCCACCACGTCCGCCGCCGCGCTTGCCAGCCGTCGCGGCCTCGGCGACTGGGTCAGGACCTTTGCCTCCAAGCAGGGTTGGAAGCAGCGGAAGTGGCGGGAGTGGCGGCTGTACGTCCACACCGGTGGTTTGGTGGTGACGGGTACCGACGGGTTCGAGGTCGCGTACGACTGGGCGACCACCCGGGCACTGCGGTACTACCGGACCGTCAACGGCGGACTGGTGGATGCCCGTTACACCCTGATCGACCCGAACGGCTGCGCCCTCAACATCGGTTTGGGCACCCGGCCGTTCCTCAACCGGCACAAGGAGCAGGCCGGCATCACTTCTCTGACGAGTGGCGCACCGTTCCAGTACCCGGGCGACTGGGGCGACTACATGCTGCGCGGCATCACCCGGGCGCAGCTGCCGGGAGTGCTCACCCGCATCGTGCGCGGCGAGACGGTGGCCTTCGGCCCCTTCAGCGCCAGCCGCCACGGCCTGACGGACAAGAAGCGCACCGTGGCGTGGTCGGAGATCGCCTCGTTCCACACGAACAACGGCTTCGTCATCTTCGACGGCCACAACAGCCTGCTCGCCGCAGGGCCCGGCTCGGCGCAGGACATCCCCAACCTCGACCTGTTCCTCAACCTCTGCGAGGAGCTCAAGGGCTGA
- a CDS encoding pentapeptide repeat-containing protein, with the protein MGHAVLDDLSFTPAAYFGSADPTGTSLVCPRFPGADFRGATLKKAVLRDADGRTNRFEGQCSVPS; encoded by the coding sequence GTGGGCCACGCGGTACTCGACGACCTGTCCTTCACGCCGGCGGCGTACTTCGGCTCCGCCGACCCGACCGGCACCTCGCTGGTCTGCCCCCGATTCCCGGGCGCGGACTTCCGGGGAGCGACGCTGAAGAAGGCGGTGCTGCGGGACGCGGACGGGCGGACCAACCGGTTCGAAGGTCAGTGCTCGGTGCCGTCATAG
- a CDS encoding molybdopterin-dependent oxidoreductase, whose translation MGVIRWWVLPWLAQVAVGGVIGLITAGVAIGVGELFAVITGPGSVPVVAVGAAVIDLTPTSTQDYAIRSFGTSDKAVLLAGILILLGAIAVVAGTQALRRPWLGAAIVVGFGAMGAVAATTRPGAGISAMWPSVAGALAGTAAMLLLVLLYRRGWPPEAAEAEPAEPAEGVEAAEAAEAEGGAPAPSPAEARSRRGFVAVGAGSAAAAALAGFGGRALLSSRYDVSAARAAVRIPTPTHRAAPVPPAAHPAVAGLSPFFTPTDAFYRVDTALVLPQVDPRSWALRIRGMVDRPIELSFDDLLHQPLDEHDLTLSCVSNEVGGPLVGNARWIGASLAGLLRMAGVRAGADQLVGRSADGFTTGTPLEAVLDGREGLLAVAMNGEALPVVHGFPCRMLVPGFYGYAGATKWVVDLELTTFAAFDPYWVRRGWDRYGPMKTASRIDVPQGSARLTTGPVTVAGVAWATHRGIEAVEVRIDGGAWAQAQLADADGSDVWRQWTYDWLATPGTHRIEVRATDGTGAVQPETRLPPFPSGSTGWHTIVVTVS comes from the coding sequence ATGGGAGTGATCCGGTGGTGGGTGCTGCCGTGGCTCGCGCAGGTTGCCGTCGGCGGTGTGATCGGGCTGATCACCGCTGGCGTGGCGATCGGTGTCGGTGAGTTGTTCGCCGTCATCACCGGTCCGGGCAGTGTGCCGGTGGTGGCGGTGGGGGCGGCCGTGATCGACCTGACGCCGACGTCGACGCAGGACTACGCGATCCGCTCGTTCGGGACGAGCGACAAGGCGGTGCTGCTGGCGGGCATCCTCATCCTGCTGGGTGCGATCGCCGTGGTGGCCGGGACGCAGGCGCTGCGACGGCCCTGGCTCGGCGCCGCGATCGTGGTGGGCTTTGGCGCGATGGGGGCGGTTGCCGCGACGACGCGTCCGGGGGCCGGGATCTCGGCGATGTGGCCGTCGGTGGCGGGCGCGCTCGCGGGTACGGCGGCGATGCTGTTGCTGGTTCTCCTCTACCGGCGGGGCTGGCCACCCGAGGCCGCCGAAGCCGAGCCAGCCGAGCCAGCCGAAGGAGTTGAAGCAGCCGAAGCAGCCGAAGCAGAGGGCGGCGCGCCCGCGCCGTCGCCCGCCGAGGCCCGCAGCCGCCGTGGGTTCGTGGCCGTCGGCGCCGGCAGCGCGGCGGCCGCCGCGCTGGCCGGGTTCGGTGGGCGCGCACTGCTCTCCAGCCGGTACGACGTCAGCGCGGCCCGCGCGGCCGTGCGCATCCCGACGCCGACTCACCGGGCGGCCCCGGTCCCGCCTGCGGCGCACCCGGCAGTCGCGGGCCTGAGCCCCTTCTTCACCCCCACCGACGCCTTCTACCGGGTGGACACCGCCCTGGTGCTGCCGCAGGTGGATCCCCGCAGCTGGGCGCTCCGGATCCGCGGCATGGTCGACCGGCCGATCGAACTGTCCTTCGACGACCTGCTCCACCAGCCCCTGGACGAGCACGACCTGACGCTCTCCTGCGTGTCCAACGAGGTGGGCGGCCCGCTGGTCGGCAATGCCCGATGGATCGGCGCCTCACTGGCCGGTCTCCTGCGGATGGCCGGCGTACGCGCGGGCGCCGACCAGTTGGTGGGCCGGTCGGCGGACGGTTTCACCACCGGCACCCCGCTCGAGGCCGTCCTGGACGGACGCGAGGGGCTGCTGGCTGTGGCGATGAACGGCGAGGCGCTGCCGGTCGTGCATGGCTTCCCGTGCCGGATGCTCGTCCCGGGCTTCTACGGCTACGCCGGCGCCACCAAGTGGGTGGTCGACCTGGAACTCACCACCTTCGCGGCCTTCGACCCCTACTGGGTCCGCCGCGGCTGGGACCGCTACGGCCCGATGAAGACGGCCTCGCGGATCGACGTGCCCCAGGGGTCCGCTCGACTGACCACCGGGCCGGTGACCGTGGCCGGTGTGGCTTGGGCCACCCATCGGGGTATCGAGGCGGTCGAGGTCCGTATCGACGGCGGGGCCTGGGCGCAGGCCCAACTCGCGGACGCGGACGGCAGTGACGTGTGGCGCCAGTGGACCTACGACTGGCTCGCCACGCCGGGCACCCACCGAATCGAGGTCCGCGCCACCGACGGCACCGGCGCTGTCCAGCCGGAGACCCGCCTCCCGCCGTTCCCCAGCGGCTCCACCGGCTGGCACACCATCGTCGTCACCGTCAGCTGA
- a CDS encoding aminotransferase class I/II-fold pyridoxal phosphate-dependent enzyme translates to MRFDEFQEFRQRQLSAVPSLLDAAETNVYRALAPLRPQPPGPQPPADLSTVYRCDLARAWLRRFELPEEWSGRAMVCRGVRHGLGVVFHWLRAVQARLWLPSDVYPVYFELARAAGLAPASYPTLPAPALPGSPGSPGSPADDRPEYLLLANPSKPLGRYLSDAECAAVISWLRESPHRRLLIDSVYDLGAPFAAGTRRLLDTGRAVLLHSVTKGWLWPRTFGVVLLGPAEAELAEAFRADPPTPAQLRLADRLLTEHRDVPRQVVDELAARAERLFERLPDEVLGAIPMASRTCPGNYFFPVEIPAQTLQREYGLLAMPVSVFSVFGESRWSGSILTSLADAFGPTSR, encoded by the coding sequence ATGAGGTTCGACGAGTTCCAGGAATTCCGGCAGCGCCAACTGAGTGCTGTCCCGTCGCTGCTGGACGCCGCCGAGACCAATGTGTACCGGGCGCTTGCTCCGCTGCGACCGCAACCGCCGGGACCGCAACCGCCGGCCGACCTGAGCACGGTGTACCGGTGCGACCTCGCCCGTGCCTGGCTGCGGCGGTTCGAGCTGCCGGAGGAGTGGTCCGGCCGCGCCATGGTCTGTCGAGGGGTCCGTCACGGGCTCGGCGTGGTGTTCCACTGGCTGCGCGCCGTGCAAGCGCGGTTGTGGCTGCCCAGCGACGTGTACCCGGTGTACTTCGAGCTGGCCCGCGCCGCGGGCCTGGCGCCCGCGTCCTACCCGACGCTGCCGGCGCCGGCCCTGCCGGGCTCGCCGGGCTCGCCGGGCTCGCCGGCGGACGACCGGCCCGAATACCTGCTGCTCGCCAACCCCAGCAAGCCGCTCGGCCGGTACCTGTCCGACGCCGAGTGCGCCGCGGTGATTTCGTGGCTGCGGGAATCACCGCACCGCCGGCTGCTGATCGACAGCGTCTACGACCTGGGAGCCCCGTTCGCCGCCGGCACGCGGCGATTGCTGGACACCGGTCGCGCGGTCCTGCTGCATTCGGTCACCAAGGGATGGCTGTGGCCACGCACCTTCGGCGTGGTCCTGCTGGGTCCGGCGGAAGCCGAACTGGCCGAAGCGTTCCGGGCGGATCCGCCGACGCCGGCACAGCTGAGGCTCGCCGACCGTCTGCTGACCGAGCACCGTGACGTGCCCCGGCAGGTCGTCGACGAACTGGCCGCACGGGCTGAGCGGTTGTTCGAACGGTTGCCGGACGAGGTGCTCGGGGCGATTCCCATGGCGAGCCGAACGTGTCCCGGCAACTACTTCTTTCCGGTGGAGATCCCGGCGCAGACGCTCCAGCGCGAGTACGGCCTGCTCGCCATGCCGGTCAGCGTGTTCAGCGTGTTCGGGGAGAGCCGCTGGTCCGGCTCCATCCTGACCAGCCTTGCCGACGCTTTCGGCCCGACGTCGCGGTGA